The following proteins are encoded in a genomic region of Bradyrhizobium sp. SK17:
- a CDS encoding amidase, which produces MRENDQSGTGAFVPGPRAMLPPTAEGRLSGLSFAVKDLIDVAGHVTGGGNPDWLRTHKPATQSAPVVERLLAAGAALSGKTITDELAFSLEGVNAHYGTPLNTACPDRIPGGSSSGSASALAAGMVDFALGTDTGGSVRVPASFCGLYGFRPTHDAIPLTGVIPFAPSYDTVGWFARDMATLSAVGDVLLPRVAPSPIRKLVLVRDTFALAGPDVAASLSRVCADLGVESEISLFNGEESEWLECYRVLQGAEIWHELGPWIAATKPAFGPAMAPRFADAATITEADVARFNPRRAAFAARVCTELANGIGLIIPTAPCIALRKDASGEEIGAFYLRALTLTAIAGHGGLPQLTLPAAQVDDCPVGLSIVAGANCDRALLDLATPWASLLSNKNPT; this is translated from the coding sequence ATGCGAGAGAACGACCAGAGCGGGACCGGCGCATTCGTGCCCGGGCCGCGTGCGATGCTGCCGCCGACCGCCGAAGGCAGGCTGAGCGGTTTGAGCTTCGCCGTGAAGGACCTGATCGATGTCGCCGGCCATGTCACCGGAGGCGGCAACCCCGATTGGCTGAGGACGCATAAGCCCGCAACGCAATCGGCCCCGGTGGTCGAGCGTTTGCTGGCTGCGGGTGCGGCGCTATCGGGCAAGACCATCACCGACGAGCTCGCCTTCAGCCTCGAGGGCGTGAATGCACACTACGGCACGCCATTGAATACGGCCTGCCCGGATCGGATTCCCGGCGGTTCCTCCTCAGGCTCGGCGTCGGCGTTGGCCGCAGGCATGGTCGATTTCGCGCTCGGCACCGACACCGGCGGATCGGTGCGCGTGCCCGCAAGCTTTTGCGGCCTGTACGGCTTCCGTCCGACCCATGATGCGATCCCGCTCACCGGCGTGATCCCGTTCGCGCCGTCCTATGACACGGTTGGCTGGTTCGCGCGCGACATGGCGACGCTTTCCGCTGTCGGCGACGTGCTGTTGCCGCGGGTCGCGCCCTCCCCGATCCGCAAGCTCGTTCTGGTCCGGGATACGTTCGCGCTGGCCGGTCCCGATGTCGCGGCATCGCTGAGCCGCGTCTGCGCGGACCTTGGCGTCGAAAGCGAGATCTCGCTATTCAACGGCGAGGAGAGCGAATGGCTCGAATGCTATCGCGTGCTGCAAGGTGCCGAGATCTGGCACGAACTCGGTCCCTGGATCGCCGCGACCAAGCCGGCATTCGGTCCGGCGATGGCGCCACGGTTTGCCGATGCGGCGACCATTACCGAAGCCGACGTCGCGCGCTTCAACCCGCGCCGCGCGGCCTTCGCGGCGCGCGTTTGTACAGAGCTCGCCAACGGCATCGGCCTCATCATCCCGACTGCACCTTGCATTGCGCTGCGCAAAGACGCCTCCGGCGAAGAAATCGGCGCATTCTATCTGCGTGCTCTGACACTGACGGCGATTGCGGGCCACGGCGGCTTGCCGCAGCTGACGCTGCCAGCCGCACAGGTCGACGACTGTCCCGTTGGTCTATCAATCGTGGCCGGCGCGAATTGCGACCGCGCGCTGCTCGACCTCGCTACTCCGTGGGCCTCCCTCTTGAGCAACAAGAACCCGACATGA
- a CDS encoding DUF736 domain-containing protein, with protein sequence MAQIGTFTRNEDGSFAGVIKTLNLSVKARLVVAEKDSEKSPDLRALVGNIEIGAAWKKVAKETGREYHSLKLDDPSFPAPIYASLVENEDGFALIWSR encoded by the coding sequence ATGGCTCAGATCGGTACGTTCACCCGCAACGAAGACGGTTCGTTCGCCGGAGTCATCAAGACCCTCAACCTCAGCGTCAAGGCTCGCCTGGTCGTCGCCGAGAAGGACAGCGAGAAGTCGCCCGACCTCCGCGCGCTCGTCGGCAACATCGAGATCGGGGCTGCCTGGAAGAAGGTCGCCAAGGAGACGGGCCGGGAGTATCACTCCCTCAAGCTCGACGATCCGAGCTTCCCCGCTCCGATCTACGCAAGCCTCGTGGAGAACGAAGACGGCTTCGCTCTCATCTGGTCGCGCTGA
- a CDS encoding TetR/AcrR family transcriptional regulator, with protein MTARLPALTDVDDKPRRRPRRSAEQNRAEILRAATAEFATHGYAGGRITRIVKKANTNPRMIYEQFGSKSELYVATLESALGALRTEELTLDVEHLDPLEGLLKLFDFMNGHFERNLDLVSLLRAENLMKARYMKKSPRIHEMSSPVLSMTKRLLIRGVAEGRLATDIDPLRLYVMIAALSQFHLANVHTLSNEFDFDLKDPAWRAKRSADARRMLKAYLEQKSATA; from the coding sequence ATGACCGCCCGCCTGCCAGCGCTCACTGATGTCGACGACAAGCCGCGACGGCGTCCGCGCCGCTCGGCCGAGCAAAATCGTGCCGAGATCCTGCGCGCGGCGACCGCAGAGTTCGCGACGCACGGCTATGCCGGCGGCCGCATCACCCGTATCGTCAAGAAGGCCAATACCAACCCGCGGATGATCTACGAGCAGTTCGGCAGCAAGTCCGAGCTCTATGTGGCGACGCTGGAGAGCGCGCTCGGCGCATTGCGCACCGAGGAACTCACGCTCGACGTCGAGCATCTCGATCCGCTGGAGGGCCTTTTAAAACTGTTCGATTTCATGAACGGGCACTTCGAACGCAACCTCGACCTAGTAAGTCTGCTGCGTGCCGAAAATCTCATGAAGGCGCGCTACATGAAGAAGTCGCCTCGCATCCACGAGATGTCCTCGCCGGTGCTCTCTATGACGAAACGTCTGCTCATCCGGGGCGTCGCTGAGGGCCGACTTGCTACAGACATCGATCCCTTGCGGCTTTACGTCATGATCGCGGCACTGAGCCAGTTCCACCTAGCCAACGTCCACACGCTTTCGAACGAATTTGATTTCGACTTGAAGGATCCTGCTTGGCGCGCGAAACGTAGCGCTGACGCGCGCAGAATGCTCAAAGCCTATTTGGAACAGAAAAGTGCTACAGCTTAG
- a CDS encoding helix-turn-helix domain-containing protein produces MTPGKNDFGIIGVVADNVRALRKAAELSQEELAHEAGVDRTYISQVERRQRNVTIVVLAKIATALNVTPDKLLIVPSSRRRGP; encoded by the coding sequence ATGACGCCCGGGAAGAACGATTTTGGAATAATTGGGGTGGTGGCCGACAACGTTAGGGCGCTTCGGAAGGCGGCTGAGCTCTCGCAGGAGGAGTTAGCCCATGAGGCGGGGGTGGATCGGACCTACATTAGTCAGGTCGAACGCCGCCAAAGAAACGTGACAATCGTGGTCCTGGCGAAAATCGCAACAGCACTGAACGTGACCCCGGACAAGCTGCTGATCGTACCCTCATCTCGGCGAAGAGGTCCCTAA